From the genome of Ascaphus truei isolate aAscTru1 chromosome 15, aAscTru1.hap1, whole genome shotgun sequence:
atgcatgtgtatgtgcgtgtacaTGCATGAAGCTGTGGGCTTCTCCCTGCTTTCCAGCACATCATTGCCACTCTTGCATCACAGAACTTAACGGGGTGTGAATTATGCTATACGGAGATGTTACTAGATATTTTATTAATAAGCTGGAGACTGAGCATGAAAGGGTTACTAAAATGGCGCATGGTCGACATCATACGACCGCAGGACCTTAATATGTACAActtggagagaggggggtatgataaagggttaatatgtacagcttggaggagaggggggtatgataaagggttaatatgtacagcttggaggagaggggggtatgataaagggttaatatgtacagcttggaggagaggggggtatgataaagggttaatatgtacagcttggaggagaggggggtatgataaagggttaatatgtacagcttggaggagagagggatatgataaagggttaatatgtacagcttggaggagagagggggatatgataaagggttaatatgtacagcttggaggagagaggggggtatgataaagggttaatatgtgcagcttggaGGAGAGCGGGGGGTatgataaagggttaatatgtacagcttggaggagagagaggggtatgataaagggttaatatgtacagcttggaggagagaggggggtatgataaagggttaatatgtacagctgggaggagagggggggatatgataaagggttaatatgtacagcttggaggagagaggggtacgataaagggttaatatgtacagcttggaggagagaggggggtatgataaagggttaatatgtacagcttggaggagatgggggtatgataaagggttaatatgtgcagcttggaggagagaggggggtatgataaagggttaatatgtacagcttggaggagagagggggggtgataaagggttaatatgtgcagcttggaggagagaggggggtatgataaagggttaatatgtacagcttggaggagagaggggggtatgataaagggttaatatgtacagcttggaggagagaggggggtatgataaagggttaatatgtacagcttggaggagagagaggggtacgataaagggttaatatgtacagcttggaggagagggggggtacgataaagggttaatatgtacagcttggaggagagagaggggtacgataaagggttaatatgtacagcttggaggagagggggggatgataaagggttaatatgtacagcttggaggagagggggggatgataaagggttaatatgtacagcttggaggagagggggggatgataaagggttaatatgtacagcttggagagaggggggatatgataaagggttaatatgtacagcttggaggagagggggggatatgataaagggttaatatgtgcagcttggaggagaggggggtatgataaagggttaatatgtacagcttggaggagagaggggggtatgataaagggttaatatgtacagcttggaggagagagggggatatgataaagggttaatatgtacagcttggaggagagaggggtacgataaagggttaatatgtacagcttggaggagagggggggatgataaagggttaatatgtacagcttggaggagagaggggggtatgataaagggttaatatgtacagcttggaggagagaggggtacgataaagggttaatatgtacagcttggaggagagggggggtgataaagggttaatatgtacagcttggaggagagaggggtacgataaagggttaatatgtacagcttggaggagagagggggtgataaagggttaatatgtacagcttggaggagagggggtataataaagggttaatatgtacagcttggaggagagaggggggtatgataaagggttaatatgtacagcttggaggagagaggggtacgataaagggttaatatgtgcagcttggaggagagagggggatgtgataGAAACTTTCAAATATATAAAGGGGTTTCAGCAAAGTacgggagggaagcatatttccgagagagagaagagctagAACCAGAGGTCCTTCTCTGAAGCCGGAGGGGGGCTCGGGCAATGCGAGGACGTGCTTCTCGGAGAGAGTGGTGGTTTCATGGAGTCGCCTCCCGGCAGAGGCGGTAATATTAGTAAGGGAATGCAAGCGTGCTTGGGACAAAGGCTATATCCCAAGTATAAGAAGGAAGCCGAAGGCTCCTACCGGGTCTGAGGTTTTACCGCACCGGGGAAAGAGGCCGGCTGGTTCTTCTCTGCCGGCAAAGTCGGCGTCCCTTTGTTTTAATGGAATGAATCCCTTTCCGGGGCTCGGCCTCCAATTACAGCTCCACTTCTACCGAAACATAACATCCGATGAGTGTGACCTACTAATATCAGGGGGCTGAGTAACTAGCATGATGCTCACAAGGGTGGGTTTGCCTCGGGGGTACAGGTCTCCGTGCCCAGCTCCTGCCTCacccgtgccccccctccccccccccctctgctcttcaCATTAGGGCAGCGTTGGCATCTGCCCACCAGTCCCAGCCTCTGCCCCGGACCCTGAGCGTGCTGAAGGAGTCTCCCCAAGTAAGCGGCATGCACACCATTATCAGGTAGGCTGCGGGGGGTTCCCGAGCGTCACATGCATGTAACGTGTGAGCATCTCGCACATGCATGTAACGTGTGAGCATCTCGCACATGCATGTAACGTGTGAGCATCTCGCACATGCATGTAACGTGTGAGCATCTCGCACGTGCACCGCTGGGCTTGTATGGAGCAGTGGCCCTGCAGTTTAACTGTTTCACTGCCAGGGGGGGTTATATCtctgttattacattgctctgcgggtTATTATGCTGCTCTGTGTTTTTACATTGCTCTGAATGGTATTACAttgttctgcatgttattacaacactctgcatgttattacaacgctctgcgtgttattacaacgctctgcgtgttattacaacgctctgcgtgttattacaacgctctgcgtgttattacaacgctctgcgtgttaacctgttgctctgtgtgtgttattacGCTGCTCcgtatgttattatattactctgtgtgttattatattgctctgcaatgcattgctgcctCATCAGTCAGCTAAAGGGTTAAGTGGCAGAAAATAAACATGATCAAACACAAAGTTTGGttccaaaatttttttttttttataaatctgcACCTAATATACAGAAGGTGTGTTACAAGGGCACCTAATATACAGAAGGTGTGTAACAAGGGCACCTAATATACAGTGTCTGCTTATTCAGCGCTGTGTACAAGACAGGCGCTATGCAAGTACAATTGTACGCCTTTATATAACAGGAAGACGCGCTTCCAACCACGTTTATTCAGCGCGGGAATTTCGAGGGGCGCTTCTGTGTATATGACTgtaaccctttctctgccagagaggcctgcaatgcaCTACATGGCAGTATAAACAGTAATAGGATAGAATCCAGAGGTTGGTGCTCAGCTGTGTTTTGACCACAAGTATGACAATGTCTAGAGAGGTATATAAAACCAATATAGAGGAGCAGAAGTAATCCAGCTGAGTATAAATCAATGAGTGTGCCTGGATTAGTCTCCTAAATGTGGGGACATGGGGAATATCATTACCAACAATGGAGTAACATGTAAATGTACATAAAACTCAATGTGGACACCATTGATAACCGTCACCCTGGAGAATGGCACTTAGACAAAATAAACCTCCAATCCTTTGCATGAAGGAGAGGCGTACTCACAATTTGAAGGCAGAGTTTCCGTTGGCGTGAATCGCGCTTGTAGGTAAGTACAACAAGAAAGGTTTCACGGAggaaaaagcggagcacagcaaaaaacgTGGGGGCTACACACCAGCAGGTAAGAGGTTAAAACaccctttattccatggtagacatcatggtgtTATGGGAGATAGGGACTCTAACCCGTTTCGTTAGTCAAAGAGTGACAAAGGGCTACCGCCCGAAACGCGTTTGTCCCTATCTCCCATAacaccatgatgtctaccatggaataaagggtGTTTTAACCTCTTACCTGCTGGTGTGTTGCCCCCAcgttttttgctgtgctccgcttttttcctCCGTGAAACCTTTCTTACATGGCGGTATACACCGTTCAACAGACAACATTGAGTACACGCAAACGGCTCACTACACATGTTCTAACATGCATGGAAATAAGGAGTCTTTAAATACAATATAACGCACCGTTCCGGTTATTTATAAAGTGCAGACATTCCGCCGCGCGGTACAGCGCAGGGACAGCGTGACGCCAGGCGACGGCCTGTCTGGGGATGAGCTATAAACCTTGGTGTACACTCCGTTACCAGAATGCCTACTTTCTTCACTTGGTATCAGGGACGTGTTGCGCCTGTCCCAGAGAAGTGGTACATAGACACCTTCTAAACCGTCATCACGCCGGAAGCGCGTCCGCGATGACAGAATAACGTTCCTACCTCTGTCTGGCTCTCACGTGTGGTGGCGCAGAAAGTTTGTAGACATTGTATCCGTTGGTTATTACGGCGCCTGACacagcgccccccccccggcgTGGCGGGGGTATACAAGGTGGCACACTcggaacgggagggggggtgctgaCCCGAATCCTTGTTCCTCCTCTTCTGCACTTCTGACCATGCAATGGTTTGGGCCCACGCGACGCGTCTCTGATACCATGTGCCGCGGCGTGAGGGACTCGCCTTATgttcatgggtgagggtgaccGGATCGTGTTGGTATTTGGGATTTCTGTGTTGCACCCGTCAGGAACAGAGAAACAAGTCGGGACGAGTTTATCTTCTACTCTCGGCGCCTGATGCGGCTTCTGATTGAACACGCGCTGTCCTTCCTGTCGTtccaggtagggggggggggggggggaccggggaTTTTCCGCCCTCCATCCCGTTCAGTGACTCGCCCCTataaccatcccccccccccaccccccccccccatcgccacCCGCATTCGGCCTGCTGTTTATCGCTGGCTTTCTCGCTCTCCCTCCTCAGAGCTGCACGGTTCAGACTCCACAGGAACAGGACTATGAGGGCCGATCATATGATGGCAaacgggtgagtgagtgagtgctgTATGTGCAGGAGAGCGAGCAGTGAGGTGCAGTGCaggtgtgtgatagtgcagtgaggtgtgtgatagtgcagtgaGGTGTACTGTAGGATGCAGTGCaggtgtgtgatagtgcagtgaGGTGTCCTGTAGGATGCAGTGCaggtgtgtgatagtgcagtgaGGTGTCCTGTAGGATACAGTGCaggtgtgtgatagtgcagtgaGGTGTACTGTAGGATGCAGTGCaggtgtgtgatagtgcagtgaGGTGTACTGTAGGATGCAGTGCaggtgtgtgatagtgcagtgaGGTGTACTGTAGGATGCAGTGCaggtgtgtgatagtgcagtgaGGTGTACTGTAGGATGCAGTGCaggtgtgtgatagtgcagtgaGGTGTACTGTAGGATGCAGTGCAGGTGTTTGATAGTGCAGTGAGGTGTACTGTAGGATGCAGTGCaggtgtgtgatagtgcagtgaGGTGTACTGTAGGACGCATTGCaggtgtgtgatagtgcagtgaGCTGTACTGTAGGATGCAGTGCaggtgtgtgatagtgcagtgaGGTGTACTGTAGGATGCAGTGCaggtgtgtgatagtgcagtgaGGTGTACTGTAGGATGCAGTGCaggtgtgtgatagtgcagtgaGGTGTACTGTAGGATGCGGTGCAGGTGTGATATTGCGGTGCTGGTGtgatctctgccccctctgtactTCAGATCACTGGGGTCTCCATCCTGAGAGCTGGGGAGACTATGGAGCCGGCGCTGAGAGCTGTGTGTAAAGACGTACGGATCGGAACCATCTTGATCCAGACAAACCCCAGCACTGGGGAGCCTGAGGTGAGAGGCTTGTGGTGAGAGGGGAGGGCACTGGTAAAGATgagtcccctctctcaccccctctctctccccccccccttccctcacctcctttcttcctctcctccttttcttcctctctcactcccctacctctctctctctcccctgcctctctctctcccctgcctctctctctcccctgcctctctctctctcccctgcctctctctctctcccctgcctctctctctctcccctgcctctctctctcccctgcctctctctctcccctgcctctctctctcccctgcctctctctctcccctgcctctctctctctcccccctgcctctctctttctctctcctgcctctctctttctctcttctttctctctcctacctctctttctctctcctgcctctctctcctgcctctctctctctcctgcctctctctctctcctgcccctctctctctcctgcctctctctctcccctgtctctctctctctcccccctgcttctctctctcctctgcctctctctctctcccccctgcctctctctctctcccctgcctctctctcgcccccctgcctctctctctcccctgcttctctctctctctctctcccctgcctctctctctctcccctctctctctctcccctgcctctctctcccctgcctctctctccccctgcctctctctctcccctgcctctctctctccccttcctctctctctctctctctctctctctctctctctctctctctctctcccctgcctctctctctcccctgcctctctctctctctcccccctacctctctctctctctctctcgcctctttctctctctttctctctcctcagcTGCATTACCTGAGGCTTCCAAAGGATATCAGTGAGGATCATGTGATATTGATGGACTGCACGGTGTCCACGGGCGCTGCGGCCATGATGGCGGTCCGAGTGCTGCTGGTGAGAGCTCAGGATCGAGCCCcgggggtgttggggtgtatatggGGGTCATTTGGAGCTTCACCCCGGTATCTCACACAACGTATTGGTCTTAGGAATTAAAATGTCTCATGGGCTCCGTGGCTCTGTGTTCCGTTGCCCGTGGCTCTGTGTTTTGGTCGCATGGGCTCCGTGGCTCTGTGTTCCGTTGCCCGTGGCTCTGTGTTTTGGTCGCATGGACTCGGTGGCTCTGTGTTGCCGCCTCTATGCgttgagtcccacagtgtacctgATCCCTCGCAAACCCCGTCCCCCCTTTCACGTGCTGCGTGTGCCCCTGACAGGACCACGAGGTGCCGGAGGAGAAGATCTTCCTGCTGTCGCTGCTCATGGCGGAGCTGGGGGTGCACTCCGTGGCTTACGCCTTCCCCCGCGTGCGGATCCTCACCACCGCCGTAGACAAGAAAGTCAATGATTTATTCCGCATCATCCCCGGGATTGGTACGTCCGCTCCGGACACTGgatactatctctctctctctctctctcccagtgtctttctcgctctcatcctccctctctctcattctctgtcacccaccagtctctctctctcatccaccagtctctctctctcacctactctctctcactgtctcacctggtctctctctctctctcacctggtctctctctcacctggtCTCTCACCTGGTCTCtctcctggtctctctctctctcctggtctctctctcacctggtctctttctcacactctcacctggtctctctctctctcacactctctcaccaggtctctctcactctcacctggtctctctctctcacactctctcacctgGACTCTCTCacctggtctctctctcacctggtctctctctcacctggtctctttctctcgctcagGGTTATTATAGTAGTTTTTAGAGACTGCATATTTGCCAtgcattcattttttatttaactaATTTCTTCCCTTAGCTGGTCAGTGCTCATTTCTTGAGGTTGTTTTTTTAACGAGTCCTCTTTGAATAGTGTGAAGTCTCTCTCCAGCTGGAATAGACTGTCTGTGATAGTGCTGGGGGTGGATATGATGTGCTGGGACTTGGTGTGATATCTTtgctgtctgtgtctctgatcgggactgagagggggagCTCTTTTTCTTCAGCTCTGGCCTGCACTGCAGACTGCTCTCACCGCCATGGACCATGGAGGTGCCACTGGCATAAATCTTTGCAGTTGGCACAGTGCTGTCTGACTCTTCAACATCATGGATTCTTAGTCGTCTTCCTTACACATTCCTCTCGTTGTGACGTGTGTAGTGTTTGTACATTGCAGTGTACCAGGCGGCTGGGAATTCAgcacagaaagtacatttgttcCTCGGGGTACCTGATTTCAGAGGTGTTGGACTCCCCAGGGACAGGGGTTATTAGCCTGGCCTGTTTGCTTAGGGAGTTTGTCTTGCTGTattttagatgtatttattttttaagattAGTTTtccatttgtattattttttgtgcaaaacctctatatttgtgtgtgttgtTTCTGTATTATTCCGTGTGTTTCCTGTGTTGCTAGCAGGGTAAGGGGCAGTAATATAAGAGACagtagatttgtgtgtgttgttTCTGTATTATTCCGTGTGTTGCCTGTGTTGCTAGCAGGGTAAGGGGCAGTAATATAAGAGACagtagatttgtgtgtgttgttTCTGTATTATTCCGTGTGTTGCCTGTGTTGCTAGCAGGGTAAGGGGCAGTAATATAAGAGACAGTAGATTGATTCTTACCGTTGGCTCTTCCCTCTGTGTTTCTGTTAGTATTTTCAGGGTCTGTTTTGGTTGCTTTCTTATTTTCTCTCTTTAGTAAAgaaacgctctctctctctgtctctcgctctctctctatctgtctcgcactctgtctgtctgtctctcgctctctctctgtctgtatttcgctctgtctgtctctcgctctctgtctgtctctcgctctctctctgtctgtatttCTCTCtgtctggctctcgctctctgtctgtctggctctcgctctctgtctgtctggctctcgctctctctctctgtctgtctggctctcgctctctgtctgtctggctctcgctctctctctctgtctgtctctcgctctctgtgtctgtctctctctgtctctcgctctctccctgtctgtctcacactctctctgtctcaggtaACTTTGGGGACCGTTATTTCGGGACAGACGCTCCTGCAGATTGGAGCGATGAGGATGACCCGGT
Proteins encoded in this window:
- the UCKL1 gene encoding uridine-cytidine kinase-like 1 isoform X6, producing MIIEALDVPWVVLISMDSFYKVLTEKQQAQAACNDFNFDHPDAFDFELIIGTLKKLKQGKSIKIPTYDFTSHSRKKEWKTLYGANVIIFEGIMAFAETELLKLLDMKIFVDTDSDIRLVRRLRRDISQRGREIEGVLKQYHTFVKPAFDQHIQPTMRLADIVVPRGSGNTVAIDLIVQHVHSQLEERKLRWDMAALASAHQSQPLPRTLSVLKESPQVSGMHTIIRNRETSRDEFIFYSRRLMRLLIEHALSFLSFQSCTVQTPQEQDYEGRSYDGKRITGVSILRAGETMEPALRAVCKDVRIGTILIQTNPSTGEPELHYLRLPKDISEDHVILMDCTVSTGAAAMMAVRVLLDHEVPEEKIFLLSLLMAELGVHSVAYAFPRVRILTTAVDKKVNDLFRIIPGIGNFGDRYFGTDAPADWSDEDDPV